Proteins from a genomic interval of Calypte anna isolate BGI_N300 chromosome 19, bCalAnn1_v1.p, whole genome shotgun sequence:
- the CA4 gene encoding carbonic anhydrase 4, with translation MELLFLVLFSLHILKTEALVGSHWCYYSQTHEHPDCEDPRHWYLREVTCNGNKQSPINIVTRNAIYDNSLKPLNFEGYDVRGSSKWNLENNGHTVKVILNTSPKIGGGGLGRKYKAIEFHLHWGIEGVSQYLPGSEHSIDGEKQAMELHIVHIRDDVSDITEAKKNADGVAVLAFFIKVQGENKNFASLINELENIKYKGQTAQMEALALSSLLPPKEELGRYYRYEGSLTTPDCHEGVIWTIFEKPIELSISQISRFSTVHFEGKNSTFMVENFRPAQSLNKRKVYWSNASMLLPPAKVLMLALMLTYILSSLFQ, from the exons ATGGAATTGCTGTTCCTTGTTCTGTTCTCTCTGCACATTCTCAAGACAGAGGCACTAG ttggAAGCCACTGGTGCTATTATTCACAGACACATGAACATCCAGACTGTGAAG ATCCTCGGCATTGGTATCTGAGAGAAGTCACCTGCAATGGAAACAAGCAGTCACCTATCAATATTGTCACCAGAAATGCCATTTATGACAACAGCCTTAAGCCACTGAATTTTGAAGGATACGATGTGAGGGGATCTTCAAAATGGAACCTAGAAAATAATGGACATACAG TTAAAGTAATATTAAACACATCCCCTAAAATTGGAGGCGGTGGTCTGGGAAGAAAATACAAGGCAATAGAATTTCACCTGCACTGGGGAATTGAAGGGGTGTCACAGTACCTGCCTGGCTCAGAGCACAGCATAGATGGAGAAAAACAAGCCATGGAG CTTCATATTGTCCACATCAGAGATGATGTTTCGGATAtaacagaagcaaagaaaaatgcagatggGGTGGCTGTGTTAGCATTCTTTATAAAG gttcaaggagaaaacaaaaactttgcATCTCTCATAAATGAATTAGAGAACATTAAATACAAAG GGCAAACAGCACAGATGGAAGCTTTGGCACTGAGTTCTCTGCTCCCACCCAAGGAGGAGCTTGGGAGGTACTATCGGTATGAGGGCTCCCTCACCACTCCTGACTGCCACGAGGGTGTCATCTGGACAATATTTGAGAAGCCAATTGAACTCAGCATTTCCCAG ATTTCTCGTTTTTCAACAGTCCACTTTGAAGGGAAGAACTCAACCTTCATGGTGGAAAATTTCCGGCCTGCTCAGTCCCTGAACAAACGCAAGGTGTACTGGTCCAATGCCAGCatgctcctgcctcctgctaAGGTCTTAATGTTGGCCCTGATGCTCACCTACATCCTGAGTTCTCTGTTCCAGTGA